The genome window ATTCTCATGCATTGTACACGACGCtcataacaaattaatattaaaaaataaaaccaatatatatatatatatacacaaatatatatatgaaaataataataattgcatataggtattattatgattacaaGATGACTGAAAGTTACTGTttcaaaaagcaaaatttagcaaatataataattacttataTACAGATAAAGCTAGTTaagaacaacacaaaaaaaaaataataatatacaaaatatattttgcgtatgttaaataacttaaaattaaaaacaaacccAGCAAAACCATTTTATACgatgaaaaaaacaaaaacctatACATGCGAAATCTATACttgaaaagcaaataaattaattcaaataaaataatatgaatcACGATTTGGAATTCACACTCAGTTAAAAGAGTTTATGCgttaataatactaaaatgaatcttttatttcttttggcGTGAAGATAGATATCGGAAATGCATCGATAATAATCCccataaagtaataataaacaGTTAAagagacaaacacacacacacatatacacgcatatatgaaaataaatctaGTTAAACgcatagtaaatatatttataattgacAGTTTTTTTTATCACAAGCCCAAGACAACATTTTGCTTTACAGTTATTGTTTCTAATATCAAATACTTAAGAATTCTGtgcatttttcaaatatttcaaaaaaaccaaaatccAAAGTAAGCTTTTATAAATTTCGAAATTCACAAGCAAAAACGtattaacaataaacaaaGCGCAAGcgattaattatttttgaaagttCTTAATACTCTTAACATCTTTGttaacataaacaaattgtatagACTCttgacaaatttatttaaatattgtacataattaattctaaaaaaaaaacaaaaaccaatacaaaaagaaatgctCTTGAAATGGTGAACGAGTTTTGCAAAGGCATAATCATTTCTATTAGATTTTGTACATttaacaaattgcatttacataagatataaaagaaaaaccaaaacaaaaacaaagaaaaaaatgaaaaagaaaacagcaaaaataataaacaaatgaattcATGATTAATCAGCAACATTAGCCACACGTAAGCGATACAACAAAACCCACAAAGAGTACATTCAAACATTATCATaagcaaattgtttaacaCTATCAgccataaacaacaaaaaacaaaaacgataacaacaaatttagcAAAGccacaaagaaaacataaagaaaatattatgaaaGTATGGGAGAAAGGGGAGTGTACGGAGTTTGTATGAGTAATAAGAATAAAGCACAtgtttgaaaagaaaaacgaataCAATATTTCAATTCCCAACTATCTAACTAGGCTAATTGCCCCGTATATTTCTCAATCCAATTGCGAAACGAAGAGACGCGTGTAAATATATCTGGTACCCTGATGACACACTTCTCATCGTAGCCATGTGAAACTATTCCAACTATAGTTCGTGAGCCATCGGCCAACACCAAAGGTCCACCGGAGTCGCCAAGGCAGGGCAATCCTTTGCTGGAATCAGTGCACAAAAAGGAGTTCAGCATCAGCTTTTTATCGCCCTTCAGTTGATCATTCCACGCCTGTTCGCACTGCTTATTCGAAATTATCTTTACAGTTAGATATTGCAATAAATCAGTGGTCTGCTGCTTAGCCATTAAACCCCAGCCCGAGACAATTGCGGTTCGACCCACGTACAAAGCTTTATCTTTGCGTTTGGGCAACTTGGCGGCTCTTATGGAGTCAGACATCTTAAGCTCACGCGGCAACTTGATGAGTCCAATATCAAAGGCGACCGTGCCACGATCATAATTTGGGTGAACGATAGTGTCACTCTTTTTAATCCACATTTGCACAGAGCCAGGGGAATTTTGTGTTGTCAAATTGACAGCACCAGCGATCACAAGTATCTTTTGCCTGTGAATTTAAAATggttaatatattttcattaaatttttattgatggACAACTTACAGAACTGTCTTCGGCTCTTGCAAACAATGGGCAGCAGTTAGTATCCAACGTGGCGATATAATTGTGCCACCACAGGTGCTCGGCTCCCCTCCAGAGTTGGTGAAGTAGACCTGCAATGCCACCTGGTAGGGAAactgtttttgctttgcgGCTGCTCCATTGATAATCCTCAAGCTGCCTTGACTTTGCCCAAGACAGCAGCGAGAGCTTACCAGCAGACACACTATGATTAGCTctagttgcatttgtttatttagaCAATCAGTTCGAGTTGAACACGCCTTTTATATAGTCTCTGTTggatataataatttaacttaCTTTATGGCCCTAAGGCGTGCAGTCGCCTTTGGCTAATCTAAGATCGACGTAAGCAAAAAGTATTTAACGTGCTTGCAGTTTATTAGTAAAACTTGGTTTCTATTCTATATGtccaatatatatatagtagatatCTACAACTaaaatgcatatatgtatattatttgcCACTTGTTACTTCATTGATCGCTTTGATTTGTAAAATCATTTGCTTAGCTTTCCAAACTTGTAGATAACTTCATGGCGATACTTCTCCTCGGGTCGCAGTATGGTTGAAGGGAAGTTCTCATGATTCACGGAGTCAGGAAACTTTTGCGTCTCCAAGCAGAAGCCACCATGCTTAGCATAAGCAGCGCCTTCCTTGCCGGCCACCGGAGTCTCCCCATTCGCTGTATTTGGCAAGAAGTTTGAGGTGTAGAATTGCACGCCCGGCTGATTGCTGGCAATCTCCAACCAGCGTCCACTTGGTGGATGCACCACTCTGGCAATGTTAGTGATGGCAGCTGGTGGCGTGAACTT of Drosophila nasuta strain 15112-1781.00 chromosome 3, ASM2355853v1, whole genome shotgun sequence contains these proteins:
- the LOC132793432 gene encoding chymotrypsin, producing the protein MQLELIIVCLLVSSRCCLGQSQGSLRIINGAAAKQKQFPYQVALQVYFTNSGGEPSTCGGTIISPRWILTAAHCLQEPKTVLQKILVIAGAVNLTTQNSPGSVQMWIKKSDTIVHPNYDRGTVAFDIGLIKLPRELKMSDSIRAAKLPKRKDKALYVGRTAIVSGWGLMAKQQTTDLLQYLTVKIISNKQCEQAWNDQLKGDKKLMLNSFLCTDSSKGLPCLGDSGGPLVLADGSRTIVGIVSHGYDEKCVIRVPDIFTRVSSFRNWIEKYTGQLA